The following coding sequences lie in one Candidatus Tanganyikabacteria bacterium genomic window:
- a CDS encoding alpha/beta hydrolase, with product MTFRGVILGAILLLGAGCGLPDSVPVPGAEAELVLRDMLAGDGASDLKRLTGSPTRVDVRYTARGRTYDGHVYLPAGPVGAGMVMVPGASPYGREDPRLVAFARTLARARFAVLVPELPGLKELKVKASDARDLADAFSYLISRPDLTPGGRAGLGATSYAVGPAVMAALDPDVSDRMRFLLAIGGYYDLERVVTFFTTGHYKDDSKGPASWIRMDPGEYGKWVFLASYSDRLTDPADRIALKTMADRKLADAAASIDDLRTALGAEGRSVDALMTNADPDKVTSLIASLPEAARADIAALNLRGRDLGAMRARPILVHGYDDTIVPYTESVALAHALRERSPRLYLANGLSHVDFKQPGFMDVWNLYAAVNALLAERGPLFPAIRVW from the coding sequence ATGACCTTCAGGGGCGTCATCCTGGGCGCAATCCTGCTGCTGGGTGCGGGCTGCGGCTTGCCCGACAGCGTGCCCGTTCCCGGCGCCGAGGCCGAACTGGTGCTGCGCGACATGCTCGCCGGCGACGGAGCCAGCGACCTGAAGCGCCTCACGGGATCGCCCACGCGCGTTGATGTCCGGTACACGGCGCGCGGCCGCACCTATGACGGCCACGTGTACCTGCCGGCGGGCCCGGTGGGTGCCGGCATGGTGATGGTGCCGGGGGCCTCGCCCTACGGCCGCGAGGATCCGCGCCTGGTGGCGTTCGCGCGGACCCTGGCGCGGGCGCGGTTTGCCGTGCTGGTGCCCGAGTTGCCGGGCCTCAAGGAGCTCAAGGTAAAGGCCAGCGACGCGCGCGACCTGGCCGACGCCTTTTCGTACCTGATCAGCCGGCCCGATCTCACGCCCGGTGGCCGCGCGGGCCTGGGCGCCACCAGTTACGCCGTGGGCCCGGCGGTGATGGCCGCCCTCGATCCGGACGTCAGCGACCGCATGCGGTTCCTGCTGGCCATCGGCGGCTACTACGACCTGGAGCGGGTCGTCACCTTCTTCACGACCGGCCACTACAAGGACGACAGCAAGGGCCCGGCCTCGTGGATCCGGATGGACCCGGGCGAGTACGGGAAATGGGTGTTCCTGGCCAGCTACAGCGATCGGTTGACCGACCCCGCCGACCGGATCGCGCTCAAGACGATGGCCGATCGCAAGCTGGCGGACGCGGCGGCGTCCATCGACGATCTCCGGACCGCGCTGGGAGCCGAAGGCCGGAGCGTGGACGCGCTGATGACGAACGCCGATCCCGACAAGGTTACGAGCTTGATCGCCAGCCTGCCCGAAGCGGCGCGCGCCGACATCGCCGCCCTGAACCTCCGGGGACGCGATCTCGGCGCCATGCGGGCGCGGCCGATCCTGGTGCACGGCTACGACGACACGATCGTGCCCTACACCGAGAGCGTGGCGCTGGCCCACGCGTTGCGGGAGCGTTCGCCGCGCCTCTACCTGGCCAACGGCCTTTCGCACGTCGACTTCAAGCAACCGGGGTTCATGGACGTCTGGAACCTCTACGCGGCGGTGAACGCCCTGCTGGCCGAACGCGGCCCGCTATTCCCGGCGATCCGGGTCTGGTAG
- the malQ gene encoding 4-alpha-glucanotransferase yields MKLPRTGGLLLHPTSLPGPYGIGDVGPLAHYFVDFLAAAGQRLWQVLPLGPTSYGDSPYQCLSAFAGNPLLVSPDRLIEDDLLPREALVGYPRFPADRVDYEQVIPAKERLLRKAFAHFEANAPGPQRDRFERFRRALVHQSWLPDYVLFAALKAHHGGKCWADWARELRDRKPAAIAEARSALAPEIRFQEFAQFCFHRQWADLRAHAAQNDIRLVGDAPIFVAYDSADVWAHRDLFKLDPEGRPLAVAGVPPDYFSETGQLWGNPLYDWKRHEETGYAWWTERVRVLLSSVDLVRLDHFRGFESYWAVPAAEETAINGTWEPGPGRALFAALEDALGSLPIIAEDLGVITPPVEELRDGCGFPGMKVLQFAFGTGAKNAFLPHNHVRDSVVYSGTHDNDTTVGWYGGLPQADRDQIAAYLGRPVEDPAWALIHLAMGSVANAAIVPMQDVLSASSTARMNLPGAASGNWAWRFQNECLTEQLAARLAGLAKTFGRA; encoded by the coding sequence ATGAAACTTCCCCGTACTGGCGGCCTGCTCCTGCACCCGACATCGCTCCCCGGGCCCTACGGGATCGGCGACGTGGGCCCTCTGGCCCACTACTTCGTCGATTTCCTGGCCGCGGCCGGCCAGCGCCTGTGGCAGGTCCTGCCGCTCGGTCCCACCAGCTACGGGGACTCGCCATACCAGTGTCTCTCGGCCTTTGCCGGCAACCCTCTCCTCGTATCGCCCGACCGGCTGATCGAGGACGACTTGTTGCCCAGGGAAGCGCTGGTGGGCTATCCCCGTTTCCCGGCCGACCGCGTGGACTACGAGCAGGTGATTCCGGCCAAGGAGAGGCTCCTGCGCAAGGCGTTCGCTCATTTCGAGGCCAACGCACCCGGTCCGCAGCGCGATCGCTTCGAGCGCTTCCGGCGCGCGCTGGTGCACCAGAGCTGGCTGCCCGACTACGTGCTGTTCGCGGCGCTCAAGGCGCACCACGGCGGGAAGTGCTGGGCCGACTGGGCGCGGGAGCTGCGCGACAGGAAGCCGGCCGCGATTGCCGAGGCCCGTTCCGCGCTGGCGCCCGAGATTCGCTTCCAGGAGTTCGCGCAGTTCTGCTTCCACCGGCAATGGGCCGACCTCCGGGCGCATGCCGCCCAGAACGACATCCGCCTGGTGGGCGATGCGCCGATCTTCGTGGCCTACGACTCGGCCGACGTGTGGGCCCATCGCGACCTGTTCAAGCTCGATCCCGAGGGAAGGCCCCTCGCGGTGGCGGGAGTGCCGCCAGACTACTTCAGCGAGACGGGCCAGCTGTGGGGCAATCCGCTCTACGACTGGAAGCGCCACGAAGAGACCGGGTACGCCTGGTGGACCGAGCGCGTCCGGGTGCTCCTGTCCTCCGTGGATCTGGTGCGGCTCGACCATTTCCGCGGCTTCGAGTCCTACTGGGCGGTGCCGGCCGCGGAGGAGACCGCCATCAACGGGACCTGGGAGCCCGGGCCGGGGCGCGCGCTGTTCGCCGCCCTCGAGGATGCGCTGGGCTCGCTGCCCATCATCGCGGAAGACCTGGGGGTGATCACGCCGCCGGTCGAGGAGTTGCGGGACGGCTGCGGCTTCCCGGGAATGAAGGTCCTGCAGTTCGCCTTCGGCACGGGTGCCAAGAACGCCTTCCTGCCCCACAACCACGTGCGCGATTCGGTCGTGTACTCGGGTACCCACGACAACGACACGACGGTCGGCTGGTACGGCGGGCTTCCCCAGGCGGATCGGGACCAGATCGCGGCCTACCTCGGGCGACCGGTGGAGGATCCGGCCTGGGCCCTGATCCACCTGGCCATGGGCTCGGTGGCCAACGCGGCGATAGTGCCCATGCAAGACGTGCTGTCGGCCTCGAGCACGGCCCGCATGAACCTGCCGGGCGCCGCGAGCGGCAACTGGGCCTGGCGCTTCCAGAACGAGTGCCTCACCGAGCAACTGGCCGCGCGGCTCGCCGGCCTCGCAAAGACGTTCGGGCGCGCTTGA